The proteins below are encoded in one region of Nilaparvata lugens isolate BPH chromosome X, ASM1435652v1, whole genome shotgun sequence:
- the LOC111057307 gene encoding uncharacterized protein LOC111057307: protein MLDLTNEVIGNMWRYCCTSFHNGAGITVPISVFLVLISLYMAFVFDWTKKRETSLQAIPENYAMKLNYTEAVPKHHTMCNHRLSGRHVLGCVQCEQYAKGVRVSITDLKYMKLH, encoded by the exons ATGTTGGATCTGACCAATGAAGTTATTGGAAATATGTGGCGATACTGCTGCACAAGCTTCCATAATGGCGCTGGAATTACTGTGCCAATATCCGTATTTCTAGTATTGATTTCATTATATATGGCTTTCGTATTCGACTGGACTAAAAAAAG AGAAACGAGCCTTCAAGCAATTCCAGAAAATTACGCCATGAAGCTGAATTACACTGAAGCTGTCCCAAAACATCACACCATGTGTAACCACCGTCTATCCGGACGGCATGTACTGGGCTGCGTGCAGTGTGAACAATACGCAAAAGGTGTGAGGGTTTCCATCACGGATTTGAAATACATGAAATTACATTAA